The Pangasianodon hypophthalmus isolate fPanHyp1 chromosome 2, fPanHyp1.pri, whole genome shotgun sequence genome window below encodes:
- the itgb3bp gene encoding uncharacterized protein itgb3bp isoform X2: MPVKRSLQVEDKENTPVKRHTKDRNCSPLTGMKPMTPTAKTQGNYKTSGTTVYALEAQQPQTETERMDFLRSKLEESLEALMKTRQELESLLPVEGNSELRSFLLMGPADLHTELKRHKELTSKVNFHVNATHMHDKWLQGPTQTGSSCEFLKNILSG, translated from the exons ATGCC TGTCAAAAGAAGCCTTCAGGTAGAAGACAAGGAAAAC ACTCCAGTCAAGCGGCACACCAAGGACAGAAACTGTTCCCCTTTGACTGGAATGAAGCCCATGACCCCAACAGCCAAAACCCAAG GTAATTACAAAACCAGTGGGACCACTGTCTATGCCCTGGAAGCACAACAgccacagacagaaacagagag AATGGATTTTCTCAGGTCTAAATTGGAGGAATCTTTAGAGGCCTTAATGAAGACCAGGCAAGAACTTGAGTCCTTACTG CCTGTAGAGGGCAACAGTGAGCTGAGGAGTTTCTTGCTGATGGGTCCTGCTGACTTGCACACTGAACTGAAGAGACACAAAGAGCTGA cttCTAAAGTAAACTTTCATGTTAATGCAACACACATGCACGATAAGTGGCTCCAAG GTCCAACTCAGACTGGCAGTTCCTGTGAGTTTCTGAAGAACATCTTAAG TGGCTGA
- the itgb3bp gene encoding uncharacterized protein itgb3bp isoform X1, which produces MPVKRSLQVEDKENTPVKRHTKDRNCSPLTGMKPMTPTAKTQAGNYKTSGTTVYALEAQQPQTETERMDFLRSKLEESLEALMKTRQELESLLPVEGNSELRSFLLMGPADLHTELKRHKELTSKVNFHVNATHMHDKWLQGPTQTGSSCEFLKNILSG; this is translated from the exons ATGCC TGTCAAAAGAAGCCTTCAGGTAGAAGACAAGGAAAAC ACTCCAGTCAAGCGGCACACCAAGGACAGAAACTGTTCCCCTTTGACTGGAATGAAGCCCATGACCCCAACAGCCAAAACCCAAG CAGGTAATTACAAAACCAGTGGGACCACTGTCTATGCCCTGGAAGCACAACAgccacagacagaaacagagag AATGGATTTTCTCAGGTCTAAATTGGAGGAATCTTTAGAGGCCTTAATGAAGACCAGGCAAGAACTTGAGTCCTTACTG CCTGTAGAGGGCAACAGTGAGCTGAGGAGTTTCTTGCTGATGGGTCCTGCTGACTTGCACACTGAACTGAAGAGACACAAAGAGCTGA cttCTAAAGTAAACTTTCATGTTAATGCAACACACATGCACGATAAGTGGCTCCAAG GTCCAACTCAGACTGGCAGTTCCTGTGAGTTTCTGAAGAACATCTTAAG TGGCTGA
- the itgb3bp gene encoding uncharacterized protein itgb3bp isoform X3 gives MKPMTPTAKTQAGNYKTSGTTVYALEAQQPQTETERMDFLRSKLEESLEALMKTRQELESLLPVEGNSELRSFLLMGPADLHTELKRHKELTSKVNFHVNATHMHDKWLQGPTQTGSSCEFLKNILSG, from the exons ATGAAGCCCATGACCCCAACAGCCAAAACCCAAG CAGGTAATTACAAAACCAGTGGGACCACTGTCTATGCCCTGGAAGCACAACAgccacagacagaaacagagag AATGGATTTTCTCAGGTCTAAATTGGAGGAATCTTTAGAGGCCTTAATGAAGACCAGGCAAGAACTTGAGTCCTTACTG CCTGTAGAGGGCAACAGTGAGCTGAGGAGTTTCTTGCTGATGGGTCCTGCTGACTTGCACACTGAACTGAAGAGACACAAAGAGCTGA cttCTAAAGTAAACTTTCATGTTAATGCAACACACATGCACGATAAGTGGCTCCAAG GTCCAACTCAGACTGGCAGTTCCTGTGAGTTTCTGAAGAACATCTTAAG TGGCTGA